A window of Pan paniscus chromosome 10, NHGRI_mPanPan1-v2.0_pri, whole genome shotgun sequence contains these coding sequences:
- the UBE2N gene encoding ubiquitin-conjugating enzyme E2 N isoform X2 has translation MAGLPRRIIKETQRLLAEPVPGIKAEPDESNARYFHVVIAGPQDSPFEGGTFKLELFLPEEYPMAAPKVRFMTKIYHPNVDKLGRICLDILKDKWSPALQIRTVLLSIQALLSAPNPDDPLANDVAEQWKTNEAQAIETARAWTRLYAMNNI, from the exons GAAACCCAGCGTTTGCTGGCAGAACCAGTTCCTGGCATCAAAGCCGAACCAGATGAGAGCAACGCCCGTTATTTTCATGTGGTCATTGCTGGCCCTCAGGATTCCCCCTTTGAGGGAGGGACTTTTAAACTTGAACTATTCCTTCCAGAAGAATACCCAATGGCAGCCCCTAAAGTACGTTTCATGACCAAAATTTATCATCCTAATGTAGACAAGTTGGGAAGAATATGTTTAGATATTTTGAAAG ATAAGTGGTCCCCAGCACTGCAGATCCGCACAGTTCTGCTATCGATCCAGGCCTTGTTAAGTGCTCCCAATCCAGATGATCCATTAGCAAATGATGTAGCGGAGCAGTGGAAGACCAACGAAGCCCAAGCCATAGAAACAG CTAGAGCATGGACTAGGCTATATGCcatgaataatatttaa